From Nicotiana tabacum cultivar K326 chromosome 15, ASM71507v2, whole genome shotgun sequence, the proteins below share one genomic window:
- the LOC107828955 gene encoding monooxygenase 2 isoform X2 yields the protein MQPQKEQMEINEDIVIVGAGIAGLATSLALHRLGLRSLVLESSDSLRTSGFALALWTNAWRALDALGVGDTLRQHSLQFSRRDYDSRCMKRQEIVETLEKELPPGTIKYSSLVVSIQDSGLFKLLHLADTTVLRTKVLIGCDGVNSVVAKWMGLPKLVDANRSAIRGYVEYSEGHEFEPKFCAYFGRGVRIGFLPCDDKSLYWFCTFTPSALNYDESIEGSPVKMKQFVLSMASNVSKEVYNILQRTSLDSLYCAKLKLRSPLNILMIYNIVKRNTCLVGDALHPMTPDIGQGGCSALEDGVVLARCIAETFSKKLPTGMEKLEDDDFYNRIKVGLEKYAKERRWRIFNLISTSYLVGLAQESNGKVISYLREKFLAQFTIETMLRMGDFDCGKLLTYSG from the exons ATGCAGCCACAAAAGGAGCAAATGGAGATAAATGAGGACATTGTCATAGTAGGTGCTGGAATTGCTGGACTTGCCACTTCTTTGGCACTTCACAG GCTGGGGTTGCGGAGCTTAGTGTTGGAATCATCAGACTCTTTGCGAACATCAGGATTTGCCCTTGCTTTATGGACCAACGCCTGGAGGGCACTGGACGCTCTTGGCGTTGGAGATACTCTTAGACAACATTCTCTCCAGTTTAGCCG TAGAGATTACGACAGCCGTTGTATGAAAAGACAGGAGATAGTGGAGACTTTAGAGAAAGAACTTCCCCCAGGAACTATAAAGTATTCTTCCCTCGTTGTTTCCATCCAAGACTCTGGACTATTCAAGTTGCTACATTTGGCTGACACAACTGTTCTTCGAACCAAG GTGTTAATAGGATGTGACGGTGTGAACTCGGTGGTGGCTAAGTGGATGGGCCTCCCGAAACTAGTCGATGCAAATCGTTCAGCTATTCGGGGATATGTTGAGTATTCAGAAGGTCATGAGTTTGAGCCTAAGTTTTGTGCTTATTTTGGAAGAGGAGTTCGCATTGGTTTCCTTCCCTGTGATGACAAGAGCTTGTACTGGTTTTGCACTTTTACTCCATCTGCCCTCAACT ATGATGAATCGATAGAAGGAAGTCCAGTCAAAATGAAGCAATTTGTGCTAAGTATGGCCAGCAACGTGTCAAAAGAAGTATACAATATCCTGCAGAGAACCTCACTAGATAGCTTATATTGTGCCAAACTAAAATTAAGATCGCCATTGAATATTTTAATGATATACAATATTGTCAAAAGAAACACTTGTCTAGTTGGTGATGCACTTCACCCAATGACACCTGATATTGGTCAAGGTGGATGTTCAGCATTAGAAGATGGTGTGGTTCTTGCTAGGTGCATTGCtgaaactttttcaaaaaaattaccAACAGGAATGGAGAAATTAGAAGATGATGATTTTTACAATAGAATTAAAGTTGGTTTGGAGAAGTATGCAAAAGAAAGAAGATGGAGGATTTTTAACCTTATTAGCActtcatatttggttggtttggcaCAAGAAAGTAATGGGAAAGTGATTAGCTACTTGAGAGAGAAATTCTTGGCTCAATTTACAATTGAGACTATGCTGAGAATGGGTGATTTTGATTGTGGGAAACTATTGACCTACTCTGGTTGA
- the LOC107828955 gene encoding monooxygenase 2 isoform X1, producing the protein MQPQKEQMEINEDIVIVGAGIAGLATSLALHRLGLRSLVLESSDSLRTSGFALALWTNAWRALDALGVGDTLRQHSLQFSRFEAFSTDSGMPTAEISLEANNKPRDYDSRCMKRQEIVETLEKELPPGTIKYSSLVVSIQDSGLFKLLHLADTTVLRTKVLIGCDGVNSVVAKWMGLPKLVDANRSAIRGYVEYSEGHEFEPKFCAYFGRGVRIGFLPCDDKSLYWFCTFTPSALNYDESIEGSPVKMKQFVLSMASNVSKEVYNILQRTSLDSLYCAKLKLRSPLNILMIYNIVKRNTCLVGDALHPMTPDIGQGGCSALEDGVVLARCIAETFSKKLPTGMEKLEDDDFYNRIKVGLEKYAKERRWRIFNLISTSYLVGLAQESNGKVISYLREKFLAQFTIETMLRMGDFDCGKLLTYSG; encoded by the exons ATGCAGCCACAAAAGGAGCAAATGGAGATAAATGAGGACATTGTCATAGTAGGTGCTGGAATTGCTGGACTTGCCACTTCTTTGGCACTTCACAG GCTGGGGTTGCGGAGCTTAGTGTTGGAATCATCAGACTCTTTGCGAACATCAGGATTTGCCCTTGCTTTATGGACCAACGCCTGGAGGGCACTGGACGCTCTTGGCGTTGGAGATACTCTTAGACAACATTCTCTCCAGTTTAGCCG GTTCGAAGCATTTTCAACAGATTCAGGCATGCCTACTGCAGAGATTTCCCTCGAGGCAAATAACAAACC TAGAGATTACGACAGCCGTTGTATGAAAAGACAGGAGATAGTGGAGACTTTAGAGAAAGAACTTCCCCCAGGAACTATAAAGTATTCTTCCCTCGTTGTTTCCATCCAAGACTCTGGACTATTCAAGTTGCTACATTTGGCTGACACAACTGTTCTTCGAACCAAG GTGTTAATAGGATGTGACGGTGTGAACTCGGTGGTGGCTAAGTGGATGGGCCTCCCGAAACTAGTCGATGCAAATCGTTCAGCTATTCGGGGATATGTTGAGTATTCAGAAGGTCATGAGTTTGAGCCTAAGTTTTGTGCTTATTTTGGAAGAGGAGTTCGCATTGGTTTCCTTCCCTGTGATGACAAGAGCTTGTACTGGTTTTGCACTTTTACTCCATCTGCCCTCAACT ATGATGAATCGATAGAAGGAAGTCCAGTCAAAATGAAGCAATTTGTGCTAAGTATGGCCAGCAACGTGTCAAAAGAAGTATACAATATCCTGCAGAGAACCTCACTAGATAGCTTATATTGTGCCAAACTAAAATTAAGATCGCCATTGAATATTTTAATGATATACAATATTGTCAAAAGAAACACTTGTCTAGTTGGTGATGCACTTCACCCAATGACACCTGATATTGGTCAAGGTGGATGTTCAGCATTAGAAGATGGTGTGGTTCTTGCTAGGTGCATTGCtgaaactttttcaaaaaaattaccAACAGGAATGGAGAAATTAGAAGATGATGATTTTTACAATAGAATTAAAGTTGGTTTGGAGAAGTATGCAAAAGAAAGAAGATGGAGGATTTTTAACCTTATTAGCActtcatatttggttggtttggcaCAAGAAAGTAATGGGAAAGTGATTAGCTACTTGAGAGAGAAATTCTTGGCTCAATTTACAATTGAGACTATGCTGAGAATGGGTGATTTTGATTGTGGGAAACTATTGACCTACTCTGGTTGA